A genomic segment from Streptomyces sp. NBC_00459 encodes:
- a CDS encoding MarR family winged helix-turn-helix transcriptional regulator — protein sequence MGDTPAVGEPTLDEQIAAYQREFRDLDPQVEKIVTALGRLNRRMNVAYGRQTATLGISNAEWEVLKALVLSGAPYRMGPSDLAKRLGLTPAAMTHRIDRMVTEGLVTRERDESNRVRVIVELTDEGREKWLEAMRLATVFEEDLLQDLSQDERGRLGDVLTRLLRRVEHAQPDAGGRLSDLD from the coding sequence ATGGGTGACACCCCCGCCGTCGGCGAGCCGACGCTCGATGAGCAGATCGCCGCCTACCAGCGCGAGTTCAGGGACCTGGACCCCCAGGTCGAGAAGATCGTCACGGCCCTGGGCCGACTGAACCGCCGCATGAACGTGGCGTACGGCCGCCAGACCGCCACGCTCGGCATAAGTAACGCCGAGTGGGAGGTCCTCAAGGCGCTCGTGCTCTCCGGCGCCCCGTACCGCATGGGCCCGAGCGACCTGGCGAAGCGGCTGGGTCTGACGCCGGCCGCGATGACGCACCGGATCGACCGGATGGTGACGGAGGGGCTGGTCACCAGGGAGCGCGACGAGTCCAACCGGGTCCGCGTGATCGTGGAGCTGACGGACGAGGGCCGCGAGAAGTGGCTGGAGGCCATGCGCCTGGCCACCGTCTTCGAGGAGGACCTTCTCCAGGACCTCTCCCAGGACGAACGCGGCAGGCTCGGCGACGTTCTCACCCGTCTCCTGCGCCGCGTGGAGCACGCCCAGCCGGACGCCGGCGGGCGACTCAGCGACCTCGACTAA
- a CDS encoding NAD(P)/FAD-dependent oxidoreductase, whose product MVKERARILVVGGGYVGMYTALSLQRKLQQELKRGQADITVVTPDPYMTYQPFLPEAAAGSISPRHVVVPLRRVLDRCRIVVGEVTAIDHAKRTATVTTLASAEEGTGAQQLTYDELVLAPGSVSRTLPIPGLAEHAIGFKTVEEAIGLRNHVIEQMDIASSTRDPAIRDAALTFVFVGGGYAGVEALGELEDMARYAARYYHNVKAEDMKWILVEASGRILPEVGEEMGKYTVTQLRRRNIDVRLETRLDSCADRIAVLSDGARFPTRTVVWTAGVKPHPLLAATDLPLNERGRLKCTAELRIEGTTHAWAAGDAAAVPDVTAAEPGKETAPNAQHAVRQAKVLGANIARSLRGEPLETYSHKYVGSVASLGLHKGVAHVYGRKLKGYPAWFMHRVYHLSRVPTFNRKARVLAEWVLSGLFKREIVSLGSLEHPRAEFELAAGGKPPQNRNQDPKGSS is encoded by the coding sequence ATGGTGAAGGAACGTGCGCGCATTCTCGTTGTCGGCGGCGGCTACGTCGGTATGTACACGGCCCTGAGCCTCCAGCGGAAGCTCCAGCAGGAGCTGAAACGGGGCCAGGCCGACATCACCGTCGTCACTCCGGACCCGTACATGACCTATCAACCGTTCCTCCCGGAGGCGGCCGCGGGCTCCATCTCGCCCCGCCATGTCGTCGTACCGCTGCGCCGGGTCCTCGACCGGTGCAGGATCGTCGTCGGCGAGGTCACGGCCATCGACCACGCCAAACGCACGGCCACCGTCACCACCCTCGCCTCCGCGGAAGAGGGAACGGGCGCCCAGCAACTGACGTACGACGAACTCGTCCTCGCCCCCGGCTCCGTATCGCGCACCCTGCCGATCCCCGGCCTCGCCGAACACGCCATCGGCTTCAAGACGGTCGAGGAGGCCATCGGCCTGCGCAACCACGTCATCGAACAGATGGACATCGCCTCCTCCACCCGCGACCCCGCGATCCGCGACGCGGCCCTGACCTTCGTCTTCGTGGGCGGCGGCTACGCCGGCGTCGAGGCGCTCGGCGAGCTGGAGGACATGGCCCGCTACGCCGCGCGGTACTACCACAACGTCAAGGCCGAGGACATGAAGTGGATCCTCGTCGAGGCCTCGGGCCGCATCCTGCCCGAGGTCGGCGAGGAGATGGGCAAGTACACGGTCACGCAGCTGCGCCGCCGCAACATCGACGTACGCCTGGAGACCCGCCTCGACTCCTGCGCCGACCGGATCGCCGTCCTCAGCGACGGCGCCCGCTTCCCCACCCGCACGGTCGTCTGGACCGCCGGCGTCAAACCGCACCCCCTGCTCGCGGCCACCGACCTCCCGCTGAACGAGCGCGGGCGCCTCAAATGCACCGCAGAGCTGCGCATCGAGGGCACCACGCACGCGTGGGCAGCGGGAGACGCCGCCGCCGTGCCCGACGTCACGGCCGCGGAACCCGGCAAGGAGACCGCCCCCAACGCCCAGCACGCGGTCCGCCAGGCCAAGGTCCTCGGCGCCAACATCGCCCGCTCCCTGCGGGGCGAACCACTCGAAACGTACTCCCACAAGTACGTCGGTTCAGTAGCCTCCCTGGGACTCCACAAGGGCGTCGCCCATGTCTACGGGCGCAAGCTGAAGGGCTACCCCGCCTGGTTCATGCACCGCGTCTACCACCTGAGCCGGGTGCCCACCTTCAACCGCAAGGCCCGGGTGCTCGCCGAGTGGGTTCTGTCGGGACTCTTCAAGCGGGAGATCGTCTCGCTCGGTTCACTCGAACATCCCCGCGCGGAGTTCGAACTCGCGGCCGGTGGGAAGCCTCCTCAGAACCGGAATCAGGACCCGAAGGGGTCGTCCTGA
- a CDS encoding TetR/AcrR family transcriptional regulator codes for MHIQDSRWSSASAIAPGGPVSAAAGNGRGDTSRTAPLRVDAQRNLEHVLRAAREVFGELGYGAPMEDVARRARVGVGTVYRRFPSKDVLVRRIAEEETSRLTDQARAALGQEDEPWSALSRFLRTSVASGAGRLLPPHILRVGVADDDASDGSGGSGDLGLDEARVPQQRTQPAGAGLGPGELRLVSDDSAAMAPADDAGAVALLDVVGRLVERAREAGALRPDVSVSDVLLVIATAAPSLPDAAQQAAASSRLLDILLEGLRSRPL; via the coding sequence ATGCACATTCAGGATTCTCGTTGGTCATCCGCGTCCGCCATCGCACCAGGCGGACCGGTCAGCGCGGCGGCGGGCAACGGACGCGGTGACACATCGCGTACGGCGCCGCTGCGTGTGGACGCACAGCGCAATCTGGAGCACGTACTGCGCGCGGCACGTGAGGTCTTCGGCGAGCTGGGATACGGCGCGCCGATGGAGGACGTGGCACGGCGCGCTCGGGTGGGTGTCGGCACGGTGTACCGGCGCTTCCCGAGCAAGGACGTCCTGGTCCGGCGGATAGCCGAGGAGGAGACCTCCCGGCTGACCGATCAGGCACGTGCGGCACTCGGGCAGGAGGACGAGCCGTGGTCGGCGCTGTCGCGCTTCCTGCGGACGTCGGTGGCCTCGGGCGCCGGACGGCTGCTGCCGCCGCACATACTGCGGGTCGGTGTCGCGGACGACGACGCTTCCGATGGTTCCGGTGGTTCCGGTGACCTCGGCCTGGACGAGGCGCGGGTGCCGCAGCAGCGGACCCAGCCGGCCGGTGCCGGTCTCGGTCCCGGTGAGCTGCGACTGGTGTCCGACGACTCCGCGGCGATGGCGCCGGCGGACGACGCGGGCGCGGTGGCGCTGCTCGACGTGGTGGGCCGGCTCGTGGAGCGGGCGCGGGAGGCGGGCGCGCTGCGGCCGGACGTGTCGGTGTCGGACGTACTGCTGGTGATCGCGACGGCGGCGCCCTCGCTGCCGGACGCCGCGCAGCAGGCGGCGGCCTCTTCACGGCTGCTGGACATCCTGCTGGAGGGGTTGCGGTCGCGGCCCCTGTGA
- a CDS encoding MFS transporter — protein MGAAMRRIHVGNALSAFGLGFTVPYLYVYVAQVRGLGAMTAGLVLAVFAVAALIVLPFAGRAIVRRGPLPVLLVALVTAAVGALSLGLAANATAVLLAAAALGAGQAVMQPALATMIVDFSSAETRSRAFATQFFLQNLGLGVGGLIGGHLVDTTRVGSFTLLFAIEAAMFLLLAVIMRTVRMPRSPRIDGAPAQAKGSWKQLLGNRAMVQLCVLGFVLFFACYGQFESGLSAYGVEAAGISTSALGSALAANTAVIVVAQFAVLRFVERQKRSRVIAAVGILWAVAWGVAGYAGLGHGSQAMATAAFVSTYALFGLGEAMLSPTVAPLVADLAPDGMAGQYNSAFALVKQLALAVGPAVGGPLGASLHGPYIVMFLLFSLGISVLAVRLGRQLTPVQNQPSLARRSRVVAQGGASVESAVASA, from the coding sequence ATGGGCGCAGCGATGCGCCGGATCCATGTGGGCAACGCACTCAGCGCGTTCGGGCTCGGCTTCACCGTCCCTTATCTGTACGTCTATGTGGCGCAGGTACGGGGACTGGGAGCCATGACGGCGGGTCTCGTACTCGCCGTCTTCGCTGTGGCGGCACTGATCGTGCTGCCGTTCGCCGGGCGGGCGATCGTCCGGCGCGGCCCGCTGCCGGTGCTGCTCGTCGCCTTGGTCACCGCCGCTGTCGGTGCGCTGAGCCTCGGGCTCGCCGCCAACGCGACCGCCGTACTGCTCGCCGCTGCGGCGCTGGGGGCCGGACAGGCCGTGATGCAGCCGGCGCTCGCGACGATGATCGTGGACTTCTCGTCGGCGGAGACTCGGTCGCGGGCCTTCGCCACCCAGTTCTTTCTGCAGAACCTCGGGCTCGGCGTCGGCGGGCTCATCGGCGGGCATCTCGTGGACACGACCCGGGTCGGCTCCTTCACCCTGCTGTTCGCCATCGAGGCGGCGATGTTCCTGCTGCTGGCCGTGATCATGAGGACCGTGCGGATGCCTCGTTCGCCGAGGATCGACGGTGCTCCGGCTCAGGCCAAGGGCAGCTGGAAGCAGTTGCTCGGGAATCGGGCGATGGTGCAGCTGTGTGTGCTGGGGTTTGTTCTTTTCTTCGCCTGTTATGGGCAGTTCGAGTCGGGGCTGAGTGCGTACGGGGTCGAGGCGGCCGGGATCTCGACGTCCGCGCTCGGTTCGGCGCTGGCGGCCAACACCGCGGTGATCGTGGTGGCGCAGTTCGCGGTGCTCCGGTTCGTCGAGCGACAGAAGCGGTCCCGGGTGATCGCGGCCGTGGGGATTCTGTGGGCCGTCGCGTGGGGCGTGGCCGGGTACGCGGGGCTCGGGCACGGCAGCCAGGCCATGGCGACCGCCGCGTTCGTGTCGACGTACGCGCTGTTCGGGCTCGGGGAGGCGATGCTGTCGCCGACCGTCGCGCCGCTGGTGGCCGATCTGGCGCCGGACGGGATGGCGGGCCAGTACAACTCGGCGTTCGCCCTGGTGAAGCAGCTCGCGCTGGCTGTCGGTCCGGCGGTGGGCGGGCCCCTGGGGGCTTCGCTGCACGGGCCGTACATCGTGATGTTCCTGCTGTTCTCGCTGGGGATCAGCGTCCTTGCCGTACGGCTGGGACGGCAGCTGACCCCCGTACAGAATCAGCCGTCTCTGGCGCGGCGGAGTCGGGTCGTCGCGCAGGGTGGGGCGTCGGTGGAGTCCGCGGTGGCTAGCGCTTAG
- a CDS encoding ATP-binding SpoIIE family protein phosphatase, translated as MNFTRWSARLPGTQRRAAARTDHTITPDRLGSEGAGSGAVPAARAEQLADGAPCLPAVDDLPTREVLDRIPALVAIVHGPDHRIAYANDAYTAAFGVRAEGAPARDAAPELDELGLLPLLDQVRRSSKPRTLKSRKAHSGRSYTITCTPVEATATPEGSGGVLIFAADVTDHAEAAERLRASERSQRETAVTLQRSLLPQELEEPDDLRVAATYHPGGTEAAVGGDWYDVITLGGGRTALVIGDVMGRGVRAAAVMGQLRTAVRAYARLDLPPHEVLQLLDGLAMEIDANQIATCVYAVHDPNEGKLVYASAGHLPILVRDESGVVQRADEPTGPPLGTGDWMHASGSIALTPGSTAVLYTDGLVERRNEDLDEGIAALERALSGATGSPQVVCDRLVRSAGVTADHDDDVAVLVLQHPARTGPDSDLFRNAALELLGGIEAAPRARAFASGVLTSWRFPTELHDVGVLAASELVANSLQHGTPPMRLRLRRTDRRLIVEVTDGDDHLPLRRTAEPGDESGRGIAIVATVATSWGARRTPGGGKAVWCEFVLPGVKDARVP; from the coding sequence GTGAACTTCACGCGCTGGAGCGCCCGACTTCCCGGAACGCAGCGCCGCGCCGCAGCGCGGACCGATCACACGATCACTCCGGACCGACTCGGCAGCGAGGGCGCCGGATCCGGCGCCGTACCCGCCGCCCGCGCCGAGCAGCTCGCCGACGGGGCTCCCTGCCTCCCCGCGGTCGACGACCTGCCCACCCGCGAGGTCCTGGACCGCATCCCGGCCCTGGTCGCCATCGTCCACGGCCCGGACCACCGCATCGCCTACGCCAACGACGCCTACACGGCGGCGTTCGGCGTACGCGCGGAGGGCGCCCCCGCCCGGGACGCGGCCCCCGAGCTCGACGAACTGGGCCTGCTGCCCCTCCTGGACCAGGTCCGGCGCAGCTCCAAGCCCCGCACGCTCAAGTCCCGCAAGGCGCACAGCGGACGCTCGTACACGATCACGTGCACCCCGGTCGAGGCCACGGCCACTCCCGAAGGGAGTGGCGGCGTCCTGATCTTCGCCGCCGACGTCACCGACCACGCCGAGGCCGCCGAACGCCTGCGCGCCAGCGAACGCAGCCAGCGCGAGACCGCGGTCACCCTCCAGCGCTCCCTCCTCCCCCAGGAGCTGGAGGAACCGGACGACCTCCGGGTCGCCGCCACCTACCATCCAGGCGGCACGGAAGCGGCGGTGGGCGGCGACTGGTACGACGTCATCACCCTGGGCGGCGGCCGCACAGCCCTCGTCATCGGCGACGTCATGGGACGGGGAGTGCGCGCGGCAGCGGTCATGGGCCAGCTCCGTACGGCGGTCCGCGCGTACGCCCGCCTGGACCTCCCCCCGCACGAGGTGCTCCAGCTCCTCGACGGCCTGGCCATGGAGATCGACGCCAACCAGATCGCCACCTGTGTGTACGCCGTCCACGACCCGAACGAGGGCAAGCTGGTGTACGCCTCCGCGGGTCACCTCCCGATCCTCGTCCGCGACGAGAGCGGGGTCGTCCAGCGCGCCGACGAACCCACGGGCCCGCCCCTCGGCACGGGCGACTGGATGCACGCCTCGGGCTCGATCGCGCTCACCCCGGGCTCCACGGCGGTGCTCTACACCGACGGCCTGGTGGAACGCCGCAACGAGGACCTCGACGAGGGCATCGCCGCCCTGGAGCGCGCCCTCTCCGGCGCGACGGGCAGCCCCCAGGTCGTCTGCGACCGTCTGGTCCGCTCGGCGGGCGTCACGGCCGACCACGACGACGACGTGGCGGTCCTGGTTCTCCAGCACCCGGCCCGCACGGGCCCGGACAGCGACCTGTTCCGCAACGCGGCCCTGGAACTCCTGGGCGGCATCGAAGCGGCCCCACGCGCGCGTGCGTTCGCCTCCGGCGTCCTGACGAGCTGGCGCTTCCCCACCGAACTGCACGACGTGGGCGTCCTGGCGGCCAGCGAACTGGTCGCGAACTCCCTCCAGCACGGCACACCCCCGATGCGCCTGCGCCTGCGCCGCACCGACCGCCGCCTGATCGTCGAGGTGACGGACGGCGACGACCACCTCCCCCTGCGCCGCACCGCGGAACCCGGTGACGAATCGGGCCGGGGCATCGCCATCGTCGCGACGGTCGCCACGAGCTGGGGCGCCCGCCGGACACCCGGCGGCGGCAAGGCGGTGTGGTGCGAGTTCGTGCTGCCGGGGGTCAAGGACGCGCGCGTCCCCTAG
- a CDS encoding GNAT family N-acetyltransferase, giving the protein MSSFVVRSVRADEWRAAKELRLAALRDPVAHLAFLETYEQAVGRPDSFWQERVQGGAEGATGAQQIIAEGPDGEWVGGLVVLVEEPGTTDWTGAVVEQRQGHIVGVFMLPEHRGCGLTDVLFDAALEWAWRAAGVERVRLIVHQDNARAQRFYRRVGFVASGVVVPLGGGSDDSGAEAEVEFEFVVERESHP; this is encoded by the coding sequence ATGAGCAGTTTTGTGGTCAGGTCCGTGCGGGCGGACGAGTGGCGTGCCGCCAAGGAGCTTCGGTTGGCCGCCCTGCGGGATCCTGTCGCGCATCTCGCCTTCCTGGAGACGTACGAGCAGGCCGTGGGCCGGCCCGATTCCTTCTGGCAGGAGCGGGTGCAGGGGGGTGCCGAAGGGGCGACCGGCGCTCAGCAGATCATTGCTGAAGGGCCCGACGGCGAGTGGGTCGGCGGGCTCGTGGTGCTTGTCGAGGAGCCTGGGACGACTGACTGGACGGGGGCCGTTGTCGAGCAGAGGCAGGGGCACATTGTCGGGGTGTTCATGCTGCCCGAGCATCGGGGGTGCGGGCTGACCGACGTACTCTTCGACGCCGCACTGGAGTGGGCGTGGAGGGCCGCGGGCGTTGAGCGGGTCCGGCTGATCGTGCATCAGGACAACGCGCGTGCGCAGCGGTTCTATCGGCGCGTGGGGTTCGTGGCCAGTGGAGTCGTTGTGCCGTTGGGCGGGGGCTCCGATGACTCCGGGGCAGAAGCCGAGGTGGAGTTCGAGTTCGTGGTGGAGCGGGAATCACACCCGTAG
- a CDS encoding sigma-70 family RNA polymerase sigma factor — translation MSFDGRDESLGDGDPEAGGGLTSPQVPNQGGPGGVQYLGGSVDGAEYPEYLDDPVEGSVPPQRGGSLLPPRADSVLPPPIELPPSDTDLIGRMRSGDDTAYEELYRRHAAAVRRYARTCCRDGHTAEDLTAEVFARMLQAVRGGSGPEYAVRAYLLTTVRRVAANWTTSARREQLVDDFAVFAAQAARGSEMSTMSMGSADTDTLDLGADVRAMHEAEQSMAMQAFRSLPERWQAVLWHTEVEDESPSEVATLFGLDANGTRVLASRAREGLKQAYLQAHVSATLTTDEECSRYADRLGAYARGGLRTRAERGLRKHLEECAKCRLAAGQIKEVASGIPAVVPIAVIGWFGAAGYAKVAALVAGGAGAGAVGVGGAAAAASGSSSGGAGGGAAAAEGLGAPLKAGIAAGVVAVGIAAVVFALAGDEVPKKPVAQPAPSAPVVRPAAPTPTPTPPEQEPEPVPPAVVPALAPTPTPSPSPTPTPAPSPTPTPSPTPTPSPTPTPTPSPTPTPAPTPTPTPTPPPPPPPAPADYQWNELEYGITGDGTKPEMRLGESSWVWQRWGVSIGDKQYEHGVTVHGESSVTIDLNRDCASYDALVGVDDMTLGLGQVRFSVFADGQRMWRSELIQGGQEAVPVHVDLTGRKTIRLVVEPHSAFDSVALADWAESRFRCR, via the coding sequence ATGAGCTTTGACGGGCGGGACGAGTCACTCGGTGACGGCGACCCGGAGGCCGGTGGCGGTCTGACCTCGCCGCAGGTGCCGAACCAGGGCGGGCCCGGGGGCGTTCAGTACCTGGGCGGTTCGGTGGACGGCGCGGAGTACCCGGAGTACCTCGACGACCCGGTGGAGGGCAGTGTCCCGCCGCAGCGCGGGGGCAGCCTGCTGCCGCCCCGCGCGGACAGTGTGCTGCCGCCGCCCATCGAGCTGCCGCCCTCCGACACCGACCTGATCGGGCGGATGCGTTCGGGCGACGACACCGCGTACGAGGAGCTGTACCGGCGCCACGCCGCCGCCGTACGCCGGTACGCGCGCACCTGCTGCCGCGACGGCCACACCGCCGAGGACCTCACCGCCGAGGTCTTCGCCCGCATGCTCCAGGCGGTGCGCGGCGGCTCCGGCCCCGAGTACGCCGTACGCGCCTATCTGCTCACCACCGTCCGCCGGGTCGCCGCGAACTGGACGACGTCGGCGAGACGTGAGCAACTGGTCGACGACTTCGCGGTGTTCGCGGCGCAGGCCGCGCGCGGCTCGGAGATGTCCACCATGTCCATGGGGTCTGCCGACACCGACACCCTGGACCTCGGCGCCGATGTGCGCGCGATGCACGAGGCCGAGCAGTCCATGGCCATGCAGGCGTTCCGGTCGCTGCCCGAGCGGTGGCAGGCGGTGCTGTGGCACACCGAGGTCGAGGACGAGTCGCCGAGCGAGGTCGCCACCCTCTTCGGGCTCGACGCCAACGGCACGCGCGTGCTCGCCAGCCGGGCCCGCGAAGGGCTCAAGCAGGCCTATCTCCAGGCCCATGTCAGCGCCACCCTCACCACCGACGAGGAGTGCTCCCGCTACGCCGACCGGCTCGGCGCCTACGCCCGCGGCGGGCTGCGCACCCGGGCGGAACGGGGGCTGCGCAAGCACCTGGAGGAGTGCGCCAAGTGCCGACTGGCCGCGGGCCAGATCAAGGAGGTCGCGAGCGGCATCCCCGCCGTCGTACCGATCGCGGTCATCGGCTGGTTCGGCGCCGCCGGGTACGCCAAGGTGGCCGCGCTGGTCGCCGGGGGCGCCGGAGCGGGTGCGGTCGGCGTCGGTGGTGCGGCGGCCGCGGCGAGCGGCTCGTCGTCCGGCGGGGCCGGGGGCGGCGCGGCGGCCGCGGAAGGGCTGGGCGCGCCGTTGAAGGCGGGGATCGCGGCGGGGGTCGTCGCCGTCGGAATCGCGGCGGTGGTGTTCGCGCTGGCCGGCGACGAGGTCCCGAAGAAGCCGGTGGCACAACCGGCCCCCTCCGCGCCGGTGGTCCGGCCGGCGGCGCCGACCCCGACCCCGACACCGCCCGAGCAGGAACCCGAGCCGGTCCCTCCGGCCGTGGTCCCGGCCCTGGCACCCACCCCGACACCCAGTCCCAGTCCCACCCCGACTCCGGCTCCGTCCCCGACACCCACCCCGAGCCCTACCCCCACCCCGAGCCCTACCCCCACCCCGACACCCAGTCCCACGCCGACCCCTGCCCCGACTCCCACGCCGACGCCGACTCCTCCTCCCCCGCCGCCGCCCGCCCCGGCCGACTACCAGTGGAACGAGCTGGAGTACGGCATCACCGGCGACGGCACCAAGCCCGAGATGCGGCTCGGCGAGAGCAGTTGGGTGTGGCAGCGGTGGGGCGTGTCGATCGGGGACAAGCAGTACGAGCACGGGGTGACCGTCCACGGGGAGTCCTCGGTCACCATCGATCTCAACCGCGACTGCGCCTCGTACGACGCCCTGGTCGGTGTCGACGACATGACGCTGGGCCTCGGCCAGGTCCGCTTCTCGGTGTTCGCCGACGGGCAGCGCATGTGGCGGTCCGAGCTGATCCAGGGCGGCCAGGAGGCCGTACCCGTCCATGTCGACCTCACCGGGCGCAAAACGATCCGCCTGGTCGTGGAACCGCACTCGGCGTTCGACTCGGTGGCACTCGCGGACTGGGCGGAGTCAAGGTTCAGGTGCCGGTGA
- a CDS encoding class I SAM-dependent methyltransferase gives MADSADPTGFPLKDNATHDATEHYERYSAPIMAPFVTAVVEATDLFPGAQVLDLACGTGFVARAAAAQVGPTGHVAAADFLEAMLRTAARHAPRMYPDIEFTQAPADKLPYPDDSFDAVLCQQGVQFFPDLTAALTEAARVTRPGGRFTATAWTPPADRNPYMAAHLKVLTEEDIPEGKARFDASLSCPADRLTAALTTAGFHDITTREVTFAIAFPDLADFVTGHLAAVPWGQSIEEAGGRAGFTAAAATVREALTPYTAPDGSATLPFTSTLATATRAPKR, from the coding sequence ATGGCAGATTCGGCAGATCCCACAGGGTTCCCCCTCAAAGACAACGCCACACACGACGCCACAGAGCACTACGAGCGCTACAGCGCCCCGATAATGGCCCCGTTCGTCACCGCGGTCGTCGAGGCCACCGACCTCTTCCCGGGCGCCCAGGTCCTCGACCTGGCGTGCGGAACGGGCTTCGTGGCCCGCGCGGCCGCCGCCCAGGTCGGTCCCACGGGCCACGTGGCCGCCGCCGACTTCCTGGAGGCCATGCTCAGGACCGCCGCCCGCCACGCGCCCCGGATGTACCCGGACATCGAGTTCACCCAGGCCCCGGCCGACAAACTCCCCTACCCGGACGACTCGTTCGACGCGGTCCTGTGCCAACAGGGCGTCCAGTTCTTCCCCGACCTGACCGCCGCACTCACCGAAGCGGCCAGAGTCACCCGTCCGGGCGGTCGATTCACAGCCACGGCCTGGACCCCACCTGCAGACCGCAACCCGTACATGGCGGCCCACCTCAAGGTGCTCACCGAAGAGGACATCCCCGAGGGGAAGGCACGTTTCGACGCCTCCCTCTCCTGCCCCGCCGACCGCCTCACAGCCGCCCTGACCACCGCCGGCTTCCACGACATCACAACCCGCGAGGTCACCTTCGCGATCGCCTTCCCGGACCTCGCGGACTTCGTCACCGGCCACCTCGCGGCCGTCCCCTGGGGCCAGTCGATCGAGGAGGCGGGCGGCCGGGCCGGCTTCACCGCGGCAGCGGCGACAGTCCGCGAAGCCCTGACCCCGTACACGGCCCCCGACGGCTCGGCGACCCTCCCCTTCACCTCGACCCTGGCCACAGCCACCCGCGCCCCTAAGCGCTAG
- a CDS encoding type IV secretory system conjugative DNA transfer family protein, with product MRPDERQQAERGVSDGLLLGLIVFLLGLTVLVWSATGLASLLSHSAWPQGVTFTRTPEALRHLITEPRDVPGAWPRTPAGQLSGWGLFWGLFIGQLMILSVLTVFVVGTLARWKAVRAARKASHGQPRHEVPVQRTEPPPQAERTPETPSPEPPKTQSPEPAKDLPPAPTTVFSTAPMATDSKRVGGWETIFFGTTDTRTHPATQAIQSAEGPALILTSNPTLWQETKDARAKLGPVLLYDPTHLCDTPARLHWPPTTGCEDRSTAAARAIALLTPVRPTAKIDQTTTETAETLLRSYLHAAAIDARTVRHVHRWSQGTNVQEAVRILRTNPKAAPGAAGELEAALTAHPERRDIAQELTSRALAALSTVNIREACTANRSDALVLDSFIAEGGTLYVVGEPIEDPRTNPGAMPLLTALTASVVERGRRMAERSSSGRLDPPLTLVLDDVAAVAPLPQLPELLTTGANRGMPTLALLRSREQLRARWPHHDLRV from the coding sequence ATGAGACCGGACGAACGGCAGCAGGCCGAACGCGGCGTCTCCGACGGCCTGTTGCTCGGCCTGATCGTGTTCCTCCTCGGCCTGACGGTCCTGGTCTGGTCGGCAACAGGCCTCGCGAGCCTGCTCTCCCACAGCGCCTGGCCGCAGGGGGTCACGTTCACCCGTACCCCCGAGGCACTGCGCCACCTGATCACGGAGCCACGCGACGTTCCGGGCGCCTGGCCTCGGACACCGGCGGGCCAGCTCTCGGGCTGGGGGCTGTTCTGGGGCCTGTTCATCGGCCAGCTGATGATCCTGTCCGTCCTGACGGTGTTCGTGGTGGGCACCCTGGCCCGCTGGAAGGCAGTACGGGCGGCAAGAAAGGCGTCCCACGGCCAACCTCGCCACGAGGTCCCGGTACAACGCACGGAACCCCCGCCCCAGGCGGAGAGAACTCCGGAAACACCATCGCCGGAACCCCCGAAAACCCAGTCACCGGAACCCGCGAAGGACCTTCCGCCGGCGCCTACGACGGTGTTTTCGACGGCACCCATGGCAACGGACAGCAAACGGGTGGGTGGGTGGGAAACAATCTTTTTCGGCACCACGGACACCCGCACCCACCCAGCGACCCAAGCCATCCAGAGCGCAGAGGGCCCCGCCCTCATCCTCACCTCCAACCCCACCCTCTGGCAGGAGACGAAGGACGCCCGGGCCAAACTCGGCCCCGTTCTCCTCTACGACCCCACCCACCTCTGCGACACCCCGGCCCGCCTCCACTGGCCCCCCACCACAGGCTGCGAGGACAGATCCACCGCGGCGGCGAGAGCAATCGCCCTCCTCACCCCGGTCCGTCCCACGGCAAAGATCGACCAGACAACGACCGAAACCGCCGAGACACTTCTCCGCAGCTACCTCCACGCGGCTGCCATAGACGCCCGCACGGTCCGCCACGTACACCGCTGGTCCCAGGGCACCAACGTCCAGGAAGCCGTACGCATCCTCCGTACCAACCCCAAGGCAGCCCCCGGCGCCGCCGGCGAACTCGAAGCCGCCCTCACCGCGCACCCCGAACGCCGGGACATCGCCCAGGAGTTGACGAGCCGAGCCCTCGCCGCGCTCTCGACGGTGAACATCCGCGAGGCGTGCACGGCGAACCGAAGTGATGCCCTCGTCCTGGATTCCTTCATCGCCGAAGGGGGCACGCTCTATGTGGTCGGTGAACCTATCGAGGACCCCAGAACGAACCCGGGCGCGATGCCCCTCCTGACGGCACTGACCGCAAGCGTGGTCGAGCGCGGCCGGCGCATGGCCGAACGGTCATCCTCCGGTCGCCTCGACCCACCACTCACACTCGTCCTGGACGACGTCGCGGCGGTCGCCCCGCTTCCCCAGCTCCCGGAGCTCCTCACCACCGGAGCGAACCGGGGTATGCCAACCCTGGCCCTGCTCCGGTCAAGAGAACAACTCCGGGCAAGATGGCCGCACCACGACCTACGGGTGTGA